A region from the Candidatus Gracilibacteria bacterium genome encodes:
- a CDS encoding adenine phosphoribosyltransferase, protein MDLKKYIRDIPDFPKKGIIFKDITPLLSTPSAFKFAMDQMLEFARQQKAEAVVGIDSRGFIFGSVIAYQLGLKFVPVRKKGKLPYQTLSEKYALEYGTAELEIHNDALHKGEKVLIVDDLLATGGTVRATCGLVEKLGAQVCGIAFLINLSFLNGGEKIKNYKTLTLIQYE, encoded by the coding sequence ATGGATCTTAAAAAATATATTCGCGATATCCCCGATTTTCCTAAAAAGGGAATTATTTTTAAAGACATCACTCCTCTCCTTTCAACGCCTTCTGCTTTTAAATTTGCCATGGATCAAATGTTGGAATTTGCACGCCAACAAAAAGCTGAAGCCGTGGTGGGTATTGATTCAAGAGGTTTTATTTTTGGCAGTGTCATCGCTTACCAATTGGGCCTAAAATTTGTTCCTGTACGGAAAAAAGGGAAACTCCCGTATCAAACCCTTTCCGAAAAATACGCACTTGAATATGGGACGGCGGAACTTGAGATCCATAACGATGCGCTTCATAAAGGAGAAAAAGTTTTAATTGTGGATGATCTTCTTGCCACAGGCGGAACCGTTCGAGCCACCTGCGGTTTGGTGGAAAAGCTTGGCGCACAAGTGTGCGGGATTGCGTTTTTGATCAACCTTTCCTTTTTAAACGGTGGGGAGAAAATTAAAAATTATAAAACCTTAACTTTAATCCAATATGAATAG
- a CDS encoding glycosyltransferase produces the protein MANIFIIHGVGGSPEENWFPWLKQELEKLGHHVIVPQFPTPENQTLIEWLRVMDLYKEFLTPETLVVGHSVGPAFLLNVIEKHPVKAAFFVAAFVGKADNHFDDSMKTFAQKTFNWPAIKKNCKHFVIFHSDNDPYIKLEKAQELAKLLGIDVRVIKGAGHFNSAAGYTRFEELLMEIKRNPIYGNPMKSHSTLSILLIGYNSKRFLEPCLKSVEAQTYKHFETIFIDNASSDGSVEYVREHFKDVKVVANRDNLGYAKAANQGMQMSKADYVMVLNPDLILTPNYLELIIKKCEQDPKIAAITGKVLKYDFEKNEKTKFIDTTGLYCFRNRRVIDRGQGLEDQGQYDDEEEVFGVSGAVPVYRRTALEDIKLPPHDFLDEDFFMYKEDIDISWRLRLCGWKCYYLPQAVGYHGRGTGVLKRFTHYQVYKGRKNLSRFQKYYAYKNQRLMQVKNELWGNLARDFFSIFMKEILIFGYIMVREPYLLKALGRFFLQLPRALRNRRLIMRNRKVSARDMAKWLNGSAKS, from the coding sequence ATGGCTAATATTTTCATCATCCACGGGGTGGGCGGGTCGCCTGAGGAAAATTGGTTTCCATGGCTTAAGCAAGAGCTCGAAAAACTGGGGCATCACGTCATTGTCCCGCAATTTCCAACGCCGGAGAATCAAACGCTCATCGAGTGGTTGCGCGTGATGGATCTTTATAAGGAATTTCTAACCCCTGAGACGCTCGTGGTGGGGCACAGCGTAGGGCCGGCATTTTTGCTCAATGTTATTGAAAAACATCCGGTCAAAGCCGCCTTTTTTGTGGCTGCATTTGTGGGTAAGGCTGACAATCATTTCGACGACTCCATGAAAACATTTGCTCAAAAAACATTCAATTGGCCTGCGATTAAAAAGAATTGCAAACATTTTGTCATTTTTCATTCCGACAACGACCCTTATATTAAACTTGAAAAAGCGCAAGAATTGGCGAAACTCTTAGGCATCGACGTCCGAGTCATCAAGGGCGCAGGTCATTTCAATTCTGCGGCGGGCTATACTCGGTTTGAGGAATTATTAATGGAAATTAAAAGAAATCCGATATACTGAAATCCAATGAAATCTCATTCAACCCTTTCCATTCTTCTCATCGGTTATAACAGCAAACGCTTTTTGGAGCCGTGCCTCAAGAGCGTGGAGGCGCAAACTTACAAACATTTTGAAACGATTTTTATCGACAACGCCTCGTCCGATGGGTCAGTGGAGTATGTGCGCGAGCATTTTAAAGACGTAAAAGTCGTGGCCAATCGCGACAACCTTGGCTATGCCAAAGCCGCGAATCAGGGCATGCAAATGAGTAAAGCCGATTATGTTATGGTTCTAAATCCGGATTTGATTTTAACCCCCAACTATCTCGAGCTCATTATTAAAAAGTGCGAACAAGATCCTAAGATTGCAGCCATCACCGGCAAAGTGCTCAAGTACGATTTTGAGAAAAACGAAAAAACTAAATTCATCGATACAACAGGTTTATATTGTTTTCGCAATCGTCGCGTGATTGACCGCGGTCAAGGCCTGGAAGATCAAGGCCAATACGATGACGAAGAGGAAGTGTTTGGCGTGTCCGGCGCGGTTCCCGTATACCGTCGCACCGCACTTGAGGACATCAAACTCCCGCCGCATGATTTCCTCGACGAAGATTTTTTTATGTACAAAGAAGACATTGATATTTCATGGCGCCTGCGCCTGTGCGGGTGGAAATGTTATTACCTCCCGCAAGCCGTGGGGTATCACGGTCGTGGAACGGGCGTGCTCAAGCGGTTCACGCATTATCAGGTGTATAAAGGCCGAAAAAATCTCTCACGTTTTCAAAAATATTACGCATACAAAAACCAACGCCTCATGCAGGTAAAAAACGAATTGTGGGGAAATTTGGCTCGCGATTTTTTTTCGATTTTCATGAAGGAAATTCTTATTTTCGGGTATATAATGGTGCGCGAACCGTATCTTTTAAAAGCGCTGGGTCGGTTTTTCCTCCAATTGCCACGGGCCTTACGAAATCGACGCCTCATCATGAGAAATCGAAAGGTGAGCGCTCGAGATATGGCAAAATGGTTAAACGGAAGCGCAAAATCTTAG
- the mtnA gene encoding S-methyl-5-thioribose-1-phosphate isomerase: MIDQTLLPQQYKIIRCETVEKIWDAIKTLKIRGAPAIGIAAAFGLLIASEKSSAKNYSAYKREMQKSAKYLGSSRPTAINLFWALDRIMKVVDENENIKIAKKNVKKEALKIFEEDKKICRRIGENGEKLIPHGATIITHCNAGGLATADYGTALACLYFAHEKGKKLKVFSDETRPLLQGSRLTYWELTHAGIDTTIICDNMAAHVMNTQKVDLVIVGADRIAANGDTANKIGTYSLALAARAHQVPFYVAAPLSTFDLTLKSGKEIPIEERNPKEVVKFKAKVYNPAFDVTPANLITGIVTEKGVIKNPTFKKISNLFSYGS; this comes from the coding sequence ATGATCGATCAGACGCTTTTACCCCAACAATACAAAATCATTCGATGTGAAACGGTTGAAAAAATTTGGGATGCCATTAAAACATTAAAAATTCGAGGCGCTCCGGCGATTGGGATCGCGGCGGCATTTGGACTACTGATTGCCTCCGAAAAATCATCTGCAAAAAACTACTCTGCCTACAAACGCGAAATGCAAAAAAGTGCGAAATATTTAGGGAGTTCACGACCCACTGCAATCAATTTGTTTTGGGCCCTGGATCGAATTATGAAAGTCGTGGATGAAAATGAAAATATTAAAATCGCTAAAAAAAATGTAAAAAAAGAAGCTTTAAAAATCTTTGAGGAAGACAAAAAAATTTGTAGAAGAATTGGAGAAAATGGCGAAAAATTAATTCCCCATGGGGCCACGATTATTACTCATTGCAATGCGGGAGGGCTTGCCACTGCGGATTATGGTACGGCGCTCGCCTGCCTTTATTTTGCACATGAAAAAGGCAAGAAATTAAAAGTCTTTTCGGATGAAACAAGGCCGCTCCTTCAAGGCTCGCGCCTCACCTATTGGGAGCTCACTCACGCGGGCATCGATACGACCATCATTTGTGACAACATGGCCGCGCACGTGATGAACACACAAAAAGTGGATTTGGTTATTGTTGGAGCGGATCGCATTGCAGCCAATGGAGATACGGCGAATAAAATCGGCACGTACAGCCTTGCGCTTGCGGCTCGAGCTCATCAGGTCCCTTTTTATGTGGCAGCCCCCCTTTCCACGTTTGATCTTACCTTGAAATCCGGGAAAGAAATCCCCATCGAAGAACGCAACCCGAAAGAAGTGGTAAAATTTAAAGCAAAAGTCTACAACCCGGCCTTTGATGTCACCCCTGCGAATTTAATCACGGGTATTGTTACGGAAAAAGGAGTTATTAAAAATCCAACTTTTAAAAAAATCTCTAATCTTTTCTCTTATGGATCTTAA
- a CDS encoding class II aldolase/adducin family protein encodes MDTNPIEKIRKVVRLIQPKISPFGNISFRKGDAFQITKSGAVLNEIQKKDFVAPDPKNNPSTETKLHAFIYEQRPEIHWIIHLHDSVVLKKGETLHLPITKEEKPFGTQALVDEVGKILGKHPYILMKNHGIIALGSSLDETLDLIIKIHNACKDDGMEKWGRSYDRSDAFTPTIQNHSMGNGGKNLGCH; translated from the coding sequence ATGGACACAAACCCAATCGAAAAAATTCGTAAAGTGGTACGGTTGATTCAACCTAAAATAAGCCCCTTCGGGAACATCAGTTTCCGTAAAGGGGATGCATTTCAAATCACAAAATCGGGGGCGGTTCTAAATGAAATTCAAAAAAAGGATTTCGTCGCCCCCGATCCCAAAAATAATCCTTCAACTGAAACAAAGCTTCACGCTTTTATTTATGAACAAAGGCCAGAGATTCATTGGATTATTCATCTTCATGACTCTGTGGTTCTTAAAAAAGGAGAAACACTTCATTTACCTATCACGAAAGAAGAAAAACCTTTTGGCACCCAAGCTTTAGTGGATGAGGTTGGCAAAATTCTCGGGAAGCATCCTTACATCCTCATGAAAAACCATGGTATCATCGCGCTTGGGTCTTCTTTGGATGAAACCCTTGATTTGATAATCAAAATCCACAATGCCTGTAAAGACGATTGAATGGAAAAATGGGGCCGCTCATATGATCGATCAGACGCTTTTACCCCAACAATACAAAATCATTCGATGTGAAACGGTTGAAAAAATTTGGGATGCCATTAA
- a CDS encoding sugar transferase, whose protein sequence is MKSFLKILDQSALTVFVLVLSDLIGMGIAAFSAYTLRNDFWGSEIQPWMEYAKAMPVVALILLVTFYSFGLYERSRRITGFGELYNLVRAITLVWVFVMAGSFLYKYDYSRILVVIFYGFGLFFINLDRFIVRHLARLFHKHGIGIVNVIIVGAGKPGKQIAEKLKKYESFGYRILGYIDNVTKPPQDGPPLLGSLEQLPQILQTALVHEIYVADPQLSHERILELIHQCDRFPVKFKVVSDLFEIVAGDIDLNELEGLPSLDLKKGGSKWLYRFFKRILDIIGAVAALVVSLPFNLILMVFIWIETGDSPLFKQKRVGQSGEIFTMYKFRTMRATTNPNAHAPKDSRDKRVTHIGRFLRRTSLDEIPQFWNVFKGEMSIVGPRPEMPFIVETYKDWQRHRLEVKPGITGLWQILGRKDLPLHENIEYDFYYIKNQSFFIDVVILLKTVATVITGRGAY, encoded by the coding sequence ATGAAATCATTTTTAAAAATTCTCGATCAAAGCGCGTTGACGGTTTTCGTCTTGGTCCTTTCGGATTTGATTGGCATGGGAATCGCCGCTTTTTCGGCCTACACTTTGCGCAATGATTTTTGGGGGAGTGAAATCCAACCGTGGATGGAATACGCCAAGGCCATGCCTGTGGTGGCCCTTATTTTACTTGTGACATTTTACAGTTTCGGGCTTTACGAGAGAAGTCGCCGCATCACCGGTTTTGGAGAATTGTATAATTTGGTGCGCGCCATCACCTTGGTTTGGGTGTTCGTGATGGCCGGTTCCTTTCTTTATAAATACGATTATTCTCGCATCCTTGTGGTGATTTTTTACGGGTTTGGATTGTTTTTTATCAATCTGGATCGGTTTATTGTTCGACACCTGGCTCGCTTGTTCCATAAACACGGAATCGGGATTGTGAATGTGATCATTGTTGGCGCCGGAAAACCGGGGAAACAAATTGCGGAAAAGCTTAAGAAATATGAAAGTTTTGGTTATCGAATCCTTGGCTATATTGATAATGTCACCAAGCCTCCGCAAGACGGGCCGCCTCTTTTGGGTTCGCTTGAACAACTGCCGCAAATTCTTCAAACCGCGCTCGTGCATGAAATTTACGTGGCGGATCCGCAACTTTCTCATGAACGAATCCTCGAACTCATTCATCAATGCGATCGATTTCCCGTGAAATTTAAAGTGGTCTCGGATTTATTTGAAATTGTGGCCGGTGATATTGATCTCAATGAACTCGAAGGTTTGCCCAGCTTGGATTTGAAAAAAGGAGGAAGTAAGTGGCTTTATCGCTTTTTTAAACGGATTCTGGACATCATCGGAGCGGTGGCCGCACTGGTCGTTTCTTTACCGTTTAATCTGATTTTAATGGTTTTTATTTGGATTGAAACCGGAGATAGCCCGCTGTTTAAACAAAAACGAGTGGGACAAAGTGGGGAAATTTTCACCATGTATAAATTCAGAACCATGCGTGCCACGACCAATCCCAATGCGCACGCACCCAAGGATTCTCGGGACAAAAGAGTCACGCATATCGGTCGATTTTTACGCCGCACAAGCCTGGATGAAATTCCTCAATTTTGGAATGTTTTTAAAGGAGAAATGTCCATTGTGGGGCCTCGGCCGGAAATGCCTTTTATTGTGGAAACGTACAAAGATTGGCAACGTCATCGTCTCGAAGTAAAACCCGGCATCACCGGACTTTGGCAAATTTTGGGGAGAAAAGATCTTCCTCTCCACGAAAACATTGAGTACGATTTTTACTACATTAAAAATCAATCGTTTTTTATTGATGTCGTGATTTTACTCAAAACCGTGGCCACCGTGATCACGGGAAGAGGAGCTTATTAA
- a CDS encoding S-methyl-5'-thioadenosine phosphorylase, with product MNSASIGILGGSGFYDFLKNAHTIEMDTPYGKPSGKITLGEYKGKNVAFLPRHGKGHIYPPHQIPYRANVWAFKQLGVQFILGPCASGSLRPDIKPGDFVVCDQFVDRTKGRIDTFFEGPKVAHVEAAEPYCLNLGKIAVEEGRKLGIQIHPKGTVVVIQGPRFSTKAESKWFSSAGFDVINMTQYPECILARELEMCYSGIALITDYDVGLSDYPEIKPVTIEEVLRTFKENNEKLRNLLFAIIEKIEIGKSCRCHSAMKNAFLN from the coding sequence ATGAATAGCGCTTCCATCGGTATTTTGGGCGGATCGGGTTTTTATGATTTTTTAAAAAATGCGCACACCATTGAAATGGACACCCCTTACGGCAAACCGTCCGGCAAAATCACTCTTGGCGAATATAAAGGCAAAAACGTGGCCTTTCTTCCTCGTCATGGAAAAGGCCATATTTATCCTCCCCATCAAATCCCTTATCGAGCGAATGTGTGGGCATTCAAACAATTGGGAGTTCAATTTATTTTGGGCCCTTGCGCCTCAGGAAGTTTGCGTCCGGATATAAAACCAGGCGATTTTGTGGTTTGTGATCAATTTGTGGATCGGACCAAGGGGCGTATCGATACTTTTTTTGAAGGCCCAAAAGTCGCTCATGTTGAAGCCGCGGAACCTTATTGTTTAAATCTTGGGAAAATCGCAGTGGAAGAAGGCCGAAAACTGGGAATTCAAATCCATCCCAAAGGCACAGTGGTTGTAATCCAAGGCCCTCGTTTTTCCACAAAAGCGGAGAGCAAGTGGTTTTCTTCCGCGGGTTTTGATGTGATCAATATGACTCAATATCCAGAATGCATTTTGGCGAGAGAGCTTGAAATGTGCTACTCGGGCATCGCTTTGATTACCGATTACGATGTAGGCCTGAGTGATTATCCCGAGATTAAGCCCGTTACCATTGAAGAAGTTTTAAGAACTTTCAAGGAAAATAATGAAAAATTGCGTAATTTGCTTTTTGCAATCATTGAAAAAATAGAGATTGGGAAATCCTGCCGATGCCATTCGGCGATGAAAAATGCGTTTCTAAATTAG
- the rfbF gene encoding glucose-1-phosphate cytidylyltransferase, with protein MKTVILCGGLGTRLKEETEFRPKPMVHIGNRPILWHNMKVYAHYGFKDFVLALGYKGEMIKEYFQNYELLNNDVTLELGKPENRIVHQRHDEVGWKITLADTGQQTLKGGRLKKIEKYIDEDEFMMTYGDGVSNVNIPELIAFHRSHGKMATVTGVTASSQFGEISIGPDSTASFVEKPRNTSIVSNGGYFVFNRAIFDRLKDEDSCDLEYGVLEQLSKEGQLKVFRHAGFWACMDTFRDMEYLNRLWNEEKAAWKIW; from the coding sequence ATGAAAACGGTTATTCTCTGCGGCGGATTAGGGACTCGCTTAAAAGAAGAGACTGAATTTCGTCCCAAACCCATGGTCCACATCGGTAACAGACCTATTTTGTGGCATAACATGAAAGTTTATGCCCACTACGGGTTTAAAGATTTTGTTTTGGCTTTAGGATATAAAGGCGAAATGATTAAAGAATATTTTCAAAATTATGAACTATTAAATAACGATGTCACTCTTGAGTTGGGGAAGCCTGAGAATCGTATTGTTCATCAACGCCATGACGAAGTGGGGTGGAAAATCACGTTAGCGGACACCGGTCAACAAACCCTTAAAGGGGGCCGATTGAAGAAAATTGAAAAATATATTGATGAAGATGAATTTATGATGACTTATGGAGATGGGGTCAGTAACGTCAACATCCCAGAGCTGATTGCTTTTCATCGGAGTCACGGAAAAATGGCAACCGTAACCGGGGTCACGGCTTCTTCTCAGTTTGGAGAAATCTCCATAGGGCCTGACAGCACCGCCAGTTTTGTTGAAAAACCTCGAAACACTTCCATTGTGAGCAATGGAGGATATTTTGTTTTTAATCGAGCGATTTTTGATCGTCTTAAGGACGAGGATTCGTGTGACTTAGAGTACGGCGTACTCGAACAATTGTCTAAAGAAGGACAATTAAAAGTTTTCCGACATGCCGGATTTTGGGCATGCATGGATACGTTTCGAGATATGGAGTATTTGAATCGATTATGGAATGAAGAAAAGGCCGCCTGGAAAATTTGGTAA
- a CDS encoding UDP-glucuronic acid decarboxylase family protein, whose protein sequence is MKISLVTGGAGFIGSHLCEALLEKGNTVFCVDNFCTGNRENVKPFIKNKAFHLITHDITTPIKIKGPIDQIYNLACPASPVDYQNIPIETLLVCAEGVKNMLDLAVQKKAIFLHASTSEVYGDPLKHPQREDYFGNVNCIGPRSCYDEGKRFAESLIMNYKNQFNLDIKIVRIFNTYGPFMRKNDGRVIPNFISQALNNEPITLYGDGSQTRSFCYVSDLIDGFMSMMECADFSGPVNLGNPHEISVKTLAEKIIQLTQSKSELVYRPMPKDDPKVRCPDITLAHEKLNFSPKVELKKGLQLTLDWFRKE, encoded by the coding sequence ATGAAAATCAGTTTAGTCACAGGCGGCGCCGGATTTATCGGAAGTCATTTATGTGAAGCCTTGCTTGAAAAAGGGAATACTGTCTTTTGCGTTGATAATTTTTGTACCGGGAACAGAGAAAACGTAAAACCTTTTATAAAAAATAAAGCTTTTCACCTCATCACACACGACATCACTACTCCTATTAAAATAAAAGGACCTATTGATCAAATTTATAATTTAGCTTGTCCCGCCTCCCCCGTGGATTACCAAAATATCCCCATAGAAACGTTATTGGTGTGCGCTGAAGGCGTTAAAAATATGCTCGATTTAGCGGTTCAAAAAAAGGCTATTTTTCTGCATGCCTCCACCTCGGAGGTCTATGGTGATCCTTTAAAACACCCTCAGAGAGAAGATTATTTTGGAAATGTAAATTGCATCGGCCCTCGTTCCTGTTACGACGAAGGCAAGCGATTCGCTGAAAGTTTGATTATGAATTATAAAAATCAATTCAATTTGGATATAAAAATCGTGCGTATTTTTAATACGTATGGCCCGTTTATGCGAAAAAATGACGGTCGCGTGATCCCGAATTTTATTAGCCAAGCGTTAAACAATGAGCCAATCACTCTTTATGGCGACGGCTCTCAAACACGATCGTTTTGTTATGTTTCGGACTTAATTGATGGGTTCATGAGTATGATGGAGTGTGCTGATTTTTCAGGCCCTGTGAATCTTGGCAATCCGCATGAAATTTCTGTCAAAACACTGGCTGAAAAGATCATTCAATTGACTCAATCTAAAAGTGAATTAGTGTATCGGCCCATGCCTAAAGATGACCCCAAAGTGCGTTGCCCGGACATCACATTGGCGCATGAAAAATTGAATTTTTCACCCAAAGTGGAATTAAAAAAAGGGCTTCAATTGACTCTCGATTGGTTTCGTAAAGAGTAA
- the metK gene encoding methionine adenosyltransferase — protein sequence MSTYLFTSESVTEGHPDKIADQISDAVLDAVLGQDARGRVACEVLVTTGLVLVAGEITTTCYVDIPKLARETIREIGYTDATYGFDYKACSVLTAIDEQSPDIALGVDREGAGDQGMMVGFAINETPEFMPLPIMLSHKLVRQLAKVRKEGGLKYLRPDGKSQVTIEYENGKPKRIDTVVVSTQHGPDVSYDQIRQDVIETIIRPICSEYLDDKTTYHVNPTGKFIIGGPPGDSGLTGRKIIVDTYGGMGRHGGGCFSGKDPTKVDRSGAYAARYVAKNIVAAGLADKCEIQIAYAIGVVEPVSIFVETFGTEKVKNELIVELVRKHFDLTPRGIISHLDLRRPIYKKTAAYGHFGREEESFTWEKLDKVDALRSDAGLRS from the coding sequence ATGTCTACGTATCTCTTCACTTCGGAATCGGTGACCGAAGGGCATCCTGACAAGATTGCCGATCAAATTTCCGATGCCGTGCTCGACGCGGTTTTGGGTCAAGACGCGCGCGGTCGTGTGGCGTGCGAAGTGTTGGTAACCACCGGGCTGGTTTTAGTGGCCGGGGAAATCACCACCACATGCTATGTCGATATCCCCAAATTGGCACGTGAAACCATTCGAGAAATCGGTTATACGGACGCAACCTATGGATTCGATTATAAAGCATGTTCCGTTCTCACGGCGATTGATGAACAAAGTCCGGACATTGCCTTGGGTGTGGATCGCGAAGGCGCCGGGGATCAAGGGATGATGGTCGGTTTTGCCATCAATGAAACCCCGGAATTCATGCCTCTTCCGATCATGCTTTCGCATAAATTGGTTCGCCAGTTGGCTAAAGTTCGTAAAGAAGGCGGACTCAAATACCTCCGCCCCGACGGAAAAAGTCAGGTTACGATTGAATATGAAAACGGCAAACCCAAACGTATCGATACAGTCGTGGTTTCCACCCAACACGGACCCGATGTGTCTTACGATCAAATTCGGCAGGATGTGATTGAAACCATTATTCGTCCCATTTGCAGTGAATACCTCGATGACAAGACCACGTATCACGTCAATCCGACCGGGAAATTCATTATTGGTGGGCCTCCGGGGGATTCCGGACTCACAGGTCGCAAAATCATCGTGGACACGTACGGCGGCATGGGTCGCCATGGAGGAGGATGTTTCTCGGGGAAAGATCCGACCAAAGTGGATCGCTCGGGCGCGTATGCGGCTCGCTATGTGGCTAAAAATATTGTGGCTGCAGGCTTGGCTGACAAATGCGAGATTCAAATCGCTTATGCCATCGGAGTCGTGGAACCGGTTTCCATTTTTGTGGAAACGTTCGGGACTGAAAAGGTTAAAAATGAACTCATCGTTGAATTGGTGAGGAAACATTTTGACCTCACCCCGCGTGGCATCATTTCTCACCTCGATTTACGCCGTCCGATTTATAAAAAAACAGCGGCGTACGGGCACTTCGGCCGAGAAGAAGAATCTTTTACATGGGAAAAACTCGATAAAGTCGATGCGTTGAGAAGCGATGCAGGACTTCGATCTTAA